In Fimbriimonadales bacterium, the following are encoded in one genomic region:
- a CDS encoding aspartate aminotransferase family protein yields MGKNDLLKEVTEKYRCYINPGLQKLLSFAGLGVEVRAEGCTIYDSEGKEYLDCLGGYGVFSVGHRHPKVIEAAKQALDTMPLSGKAFFSKPVADLAEKLAEITPGNLSYSFFCNSGTEAVEGALKAARAFAGREKIISTIGGYHGKTMGSLSATGREKYKKPFEPLLPEFSFVPFGDSDALEKEIDEHTAAIILEPIQGEAGIHVPPPDYLKKVREICNRKGILLILDEVQTGFGRTGIMFAMEHSGIAPDLATFAKAMGGGVVPCGAFMGTPEVWEKFFGENPLIHTSTFGGNPLAANCALATIEVIQSEGLCEKAATLGDSMKRSLEKVRESHPDLIAEVRGKGLMIGVEFKMDDVAEIVIAQMVKRGVVVAYTLNNPRVIRFEPPLVITEKQVERACEVFAEAVKETSSLLTTVLEE; encoded by the coding sequence ATGGGAAAAAACGACCTCCTCAAAGAAGTAACCGAGAAATACCGCTGTTATATCAATCCGGGTTTGCAAAAACTTCTTTCGTTTGCGGGTCTCGGCGTGGAGGTTCGCGCGGAAGGATGCACGATTTACGATAGCGAAGGGAAAGAATATTTGGATTGTTTAGGTGGATACGGTGTTTTCAGCGTGGGGCACAGACATCCCAAAGTCATCGAAGCCGCAAAACAGGCGCTCGATACGATGCCTCTTTCGGGAAAAGCATTTTTCAGCAAACCCGTCGCTGATTTAGCGGAAAAATTGGCAGAAATCACACCGGGAAATTTGAGTTATTCTTTTTTCTGCAATAGCGGCACTGAGGCTGTAGAAGGAGCACTAAAGGCTGCGCGCGCTTTTGCAGGGCGAGAAAAAATCATTTCCACCATCGGTGGTTATCATGGGAAGACGATGGGTTCTCTTTCCGCAACGGGAAGGGAGAAATACAAAAAGCCGTTCGAGCCCCTCTTGCCTGAATTCTCCTTCGTTCCTTTCGGGGATAGCGACGCTTTAGAAAAGGAAATCGATGAGCATACTGCGGCAATCATTTTAGAACCGATTCAAGGGGAAGCGGGAATTCATGTTCCCCCCCCTGACTATTTGAAGAAAGTTCGTGAAATTTGTAATCGGAAAGGAATTTTGCTCATTTTGGACGAGGTTCAAACAGGTTTCGGAAGAACCGGAATAATGTTCGCCATGGAACATTCGGGAATCGCTCCCGACTTAGCGACTTTTGCGAAAGCGATGGGAGGCGGGGTTGTCCCTTGCGGCGCCTTCATGGGAACGCCAGAAGTTTGGGAAAAGTTTTTCGGCGAAAATCCCTTGATTCATACGAGCACTTTCGGAGGGAACCCTTTGGCTGCAAACTGCGCACTGGCGACGATCGAAGTGATTCAATCGGAAGGCTTGTGTGAAAAGGCAGCGACTTTAGGAGATTCGATGAAGCGCAGTTTGGAAAAAGTGCGAGAGTCGCATCCCGACCTTATCGCGGAAGTACGCGGGAAAGGATTGATGATCGGTGTGGAATTCAAAATGGACGATGTTGCGGAAATCGTCATCGCGCAAATGGTGAAGCGAGGAGTCGTCGTCGCTTACACATTGAACAATCCACGCGTGATACGATTCGAGCCGCCTCTCGTGATCACGGAAAAGCAGGTAGAACGTGCTTGCGAGGTTTTCGCAGAGGCGGTAAAGGAGACTTCGTCGCTTTTAACTACAGTACTCGAAGAATGA
- a CDS encoding COX15/CtaA family protein — protein MKRNNFVKFAYAVLGYNVLVILWGALVRHTGSGAGCGSHWPLCNGEVIPLSPRLETIIEFVHRLSSGISLALVLGLVIWSFEAFPKGHAVRKTTVFSLLFTLVSAAVGAWLVLAGLVEKDDSHARAITLALHLVNTFFLLGSLTLTALWGGNEVETSFDKSRRSIGWWSSIALLATIFAGMSGAVTSLGDTLFPPGSTAEVLREGLSPTAHFLIRLRLWHPFISIVAGVSLLIFVALIHEKRLGGAIPYARFVATILGLQVLLGFVSTWLRVPIWMAMTHLFLADILWIGLVITTAKALSGKEIAPKQVAEEVLVKQPTSS, from the coding sequence ATGAAACGCAATAACTTCGTGAAATTCGCCTACGCGGTATTAGGTTATAACGTTTTGGTCATTCTTTGGGGAGCATTGGTGAGGCATACGGGGTCTGGAGCGGGATGTGGAAGTCATTGGCCTCTATGCAATGGTGAAGTCATTCCCCTTTCTCCGAGGTTGGAGACGATAATCGAGTTCGTTCATCGTTTGTCGAGCGGCATTTCACTCGCGCTCGTGCTGGGATTGGTCATTTGGTCGTTCGAAGCGTTTCCGAAAGGTCATGCCGTAAGAAAAACAACAGTTTTTAGTTTGTTGTTTACGTTAGTTTCTGCGGCTGTTGGCGCTTGGTTAGTTCTCGCTGGGTTGGTGGAAAAGGACGATTCTCATGCTCGAGCGATTACATTAGCGTTGCATTTAGTGAATACTTTCTTCTTGTTGGGTTCGCTGACGTTGACTGCGTTGTGGGGGGGCAATGAGGTCGAGACGTCTTTCGATAAGAGCCGTAGGAGTATCGGATGGTGGTCTTCTATCGCTCTCTTAGCGACGATTTTTGCCGGGATGAGCGGCGCTGTTACTTCCCTCGGAGACACCTTGTTCCCCCCCGGCTCAACCGCGGAAGTGCTCAGAGAGGGCCTTTCGCCGACAGCGCATTTTCTCATTCGTCTACGACTATGGCATCCGTTTATTTCGATTGTAGCAGGGGTTTCGTTGTTGATTTTCGTCGCATTGATTCACGAAAAACGTTTGGGGGGGGCTATTCCTTATGCTCGATTTGTCGCCACGATTTTAGGATTGCAGGTATTGCTCGGTTTCGTGAGTACTTGGCTTCGCGTACCGATTTGGATGGCGATGACTCATTTATTTCTTGCGGACATTCTTTGGATTGGATTGGTGATAACGACCGCCAAGGCTTTAAGCGGGAAAGAAATAGCACCTAAGCAGGTTGCGGAAGAAGTTCTTGTGAAACAGCCGACATCTTCATGA
- a CDS encoding dihydroorotase produces the protein MKVVLRNGRILDPSQNLDVVGSVVIENDQITEVGEKVREEDADVVYDCTNLWITPGLVDLHVHLREPGFSHKETIITGTQAAAAGGFTTICCMPNTNPPLDNPALIDFILDRSASPEAGGIFVAPIGALTRGMDGEHPADLAALKRAGIVAASDDGFPIQSSQVLRRCMEICHQLDLPVATHCEDKTLTEGGSMNEGAVSAVLGLKGIPRSAEEIHVARNCMLSLDTGCPLHILHVSSWGSVEIIRQAKALGAPVTCEVCPHHLVLTDEQMVPFDTNWKMNPPLRTQLDIEILLQALTGGDIDCISTDHAPHAKYEKDVPFEEAPFGIVGLESAVGLILTFVTHKGYLSPLEMIRKMSTRPAEIFRLDAGTLKPSRTPVAQVAVIDPEVEWVFDVNKTFSKGKNSPLHGMRLKGKTLLTFSGNEVYRDALWDESRLQMGYPVGRK, from the coding sequence ATGAAAGTGGTTTTGCGAAACGGCAGAATCCTCGACCCTTCTCAGAATTTGGATGTTGTCGGTTCGGTAGTTATCGAGAACGACCAAATTACGGAAGTCGGGGAAAAAGTGAGGGAAGAAGATGCGGATGTCGTTTACGATTGCACCAATCTCTGGATTACTCCGGGTTTAGTGGATCTTCACGTTCATCTGCGAGAACCCGGATTTTCTCACAAAGAAACCATCATTACCGGAACGCAGGCAGCCGCTGCGGGAGGATTTACCACCATATGCTGTATGCCGAATACGAACCCCCCCTTGGATAATCCGGCTTTGATTGATTTCATCCTCGATAGAAGCGCATCGCCAGAAGCGGGGGGGATTTTCGTCGCACCCATCGGAGCGCTAACACGGGGGATGGATGGTGAGCATCCTGCCGATTTAGCGGCGTTAAAACGGGCGGGCATCGTGGCGGCGAGCGATGACGGTTTTCCCATTCAGAGTTCGCAAGTTTTAAGAAGATGCATGGAGATTTGTCACCAATTAGATTTACCAGTCGCAACGCACTGCGAAGATAAGACATTGACGGAGGGGGGGAGCATGAATGAAGGCGCTGTCAGTGCAGTTTTGGGATTGAAAGGGATACCACGAAGCGCTGAAGAGATTCACGTAGCGAGAAATTGCATGCTCAGTCTCGACACGGGATGTCCGTTACATATTTTGCATGTGAGTTCTTGGGGTTCGGTGGAAATCATTCGACAGGCGAAGGCACTTGGCGCACCGGTTACCTGCGAGGTTTGCCCGCATCATCTCGTTTTGACAGACGAACAAATGGTTCCCTTCGATACGAATTGGAAAATGAATCCCCCTCTGCGCACGCAACTCGATATCGAGATTCTCTTGCAGGCATTGACAGGGGGGGATATAGATTGCATCTCCACGGACCATGCGCCCCATGCGAAATACGAGAAGGACGTTCCTTTCGAAGAGGCTCCTTTCGGAATAGTCGGTTTGGAAAGTGCGGTGGGATTGATATTGACTTTCGTGACCCACAAAGGTTATTTATCACCTCTCGAAATGATAAGAAAAATGAGCACGCGACCTGCGGAAATTTTCCGTCTCGATGCAGGTACTTTAAAACCGAGTAGAACCCCTGTCGCACAGGTTGCGGTCATCGACCCCGAAGTGGAATGGGTTTTCGATGTGAATAAGACTTTCAGCAAAGGGAAAAATAGTCCCTTACATGGAATGAGATTGAAAGGGAAAACGCTTTTGACATTTAGCGGAAACGAAGTATATCGAGATGCGTTATGGGACGAATCTCGCTTGCAGATGGGTTATCCTGTCGGCCGTAAGTAA
- the ndk gene encoding nucleoside-diphosphate kinase, with protein MTMCNPIEAEGIIPHRMGEKERTLVLIKPDGVRRKLVGEVIKRLEARELTIVGLKLLHPERELVETHYAEHREKPFFGHLVNYLTSGAVVALAVEGENAIQAVRIMIGATNPAEAAAGTIRGDFALTIEENIVHGSADRASAEKELAIWFSDEELIY; from the coding sequence ATGACAATGTGTAACCCTATCGAAGCGGAGGGTATCATCCCCCATCGCATGGGAGAAAAGGAGCGGACGCTCGTACTCATCAAACCGGATGGAGTCAGGAGAAAACTCGTTGGAGAGGTCATCAAACGTTTAGAAGCGCGTGAACTCACGATTGTCGGATTGAAACTTCTTCATCCCGAAAGAGAACTCGTGGAGACGCATTACGCCGAGCATCGAGAAAAGCCGTTTTTCGGGCATCTCGTCAACTACCTCACTTCAGGAGCGGTCGTCGCTCTTGCTGTTGAAGGTGAGAATGCGATTCAGGCAGTAAGAATCATGATAGGTGCCACGAATCCTGCCGAAGCAGCCGCAGGGACGATCCGAGGCGATTTCGCGCTGACTATCGAGGAAAACATCGTCCACGGAAGCGCTGACCGAGCCTCTGCCGAAAAAGAACTCGCAATCTGGTTCTCGGACGAGGAACTGATATACTGA
- the gatA gene encoding Asp-tRNA(Asn)/Glu-tRNA(Gln) amidotransferase subunit GatA, with translation MSLFALSASEMRARLDAKEISVRELLESHLERIGSCESKINAFLTLTTEIAYKNAGEAQEKINRGESDFLTGIPIAIKDNIVTKGIRTTCASKILENWIPPFESTLVEKLKRSNPVLVGKTNMDEFAMGSSTEFSGFKITRNPWDLERVPGGSSGGSAAAVSAGFVPIAFGSDTGGSVRQPASLCGVVGLKPTYGRISRYGLVAFSSSLDQIGPFGRTVEDVIFAFEAAMGRDVRDSTTVDAPYNAQVARTPQIKGRKIGVPKELVSEEVSPEVLKVIKETIELITKEGAEVEEISLPMISQGVSTYYIIAPAEASSNLARYDGVRYGLRVPATTAVEMMKLTRSEGFGKEVKERIMIGTYVLSAGYYEAFYAKAHKARTVIKQQLREAFRTYDVLLAPTSPIPAFRIGERIADPLAMKLADYCTIPANIGGFPAINLFAGFSDGLPVGVQLIADTFDEETLFSIALGMESILPKVRIAPC, from the coding sequence ATGTCTCTTTTCGCCCTCAGCGCATCCGAAATGCGCGCAAGGCTCGACGCAAAAGAAATCAGCGTTCGCGAACTTTTAGAGAGCCATTTGGAGCGCATCGGATCGTGCGAGTCGAAAATCAATGCATTTCTCACTTTAACCACAGAAATCGCATACAAAAATGCAGGCGAGGCTCAAGAAAAAATCAATAGAGGCGAAAGCGACTTCTTGACAGGAATCCCAATCGCAATAAAAGACAACATCGTTACGAAAGGTATTCGAACGACTTGCGCTTCGAAAATTCTCGAAAATTGGATTCCACCTTTCGAAAGCACTCTTGTCGAAAAACTCAAACGAAGCAATCCCGTGCTCGTGGGGAAAACGAACATGGATGAATTCGCTATGGGTTCGAGCACGGAATTCAGCGGATTCAAAATCACGCGTAACCCATGGGACCTGGAACGGGTACCGGGGGGGAGCAGTGGAGGAAGTGCTGCTGCCGTTTCGGCTGGATTCGTTCCCATCGCTTTCGGTTCCGATACGGGGGGAAGTGTTCGACAACCTGCATCGTTGTGCGGCGTCGTCGGATTGAAACCGACATACGGGCGAATTAGTCGTTACGGTTTAGTCGCATTCAGCAGTTCGCTCGACCAAATCGGTCCTTTCGGAAGAACCGTAGAAGATGTAATTTTCGCTTTCGAAGCGGCGATGGGAAGAGACGTTCGAGATTCGACAACAGTTGATGCACCATACAATGCACAAGTGGCGAGAACTCCGCAAATCAAAGGTAGAAAAATCGGAGTGCCGAAAGAGTTGGTATCGGAAGAGGTTTCGCCTGAGGTTTTGAAAGTAATTAAAGAAACGATAGAACTTATTACGAAAGAAGGCGCAGAAGTTGAAGAAATCTCGCTTCCGATGATTAGTCAAGGCGTTTCAACGTACTACATCATTGCGCCTGCAGAAGCGAGCAGCAATCTTGCTCGTTACGACGGAGTTCGTTATGGCCTCCGCGTCCCTGCAACCACCGCTGTAGAAATGATGAAGCTCACTCGTTCCGAAGGGTTCGGAAAAGAAGTCAAAGAAAGGATCATGATCGGAACTTATGTTCTTTCGGCTGGCTATTATGAAGCGTTTTATGCAAAAGCACACAAAGCACGCACGGTAATCAAACAGCAATTACGAGAGGCGTTCCGAACGTACGACGTGCTTTTAGCACCGACTAGTCCTATACCAGCATTTAGAATCGGTGAACGCATCGCCGATCCCCTTGCCATGAAGTTAGCGGATTACTGCACGATTCCTGCGAATATCGGGGGGTTCCCTGCGATTAATCTCTTTGCCGGGTTCAGCGATGGTCTTCCGGTAGGAGTGCAACTCATTGCGGACACTTTCGACGAGGAAACGTTGTTTTCTATAGCGTTGGGGATGGAAAGCATTCTGCCGAAAGTTAGAATTGCACCTTGCTAA
- the gatC gene encoding Asp-tRNA(Asn)/Glu-tRNA(Gln) amidotransferase subunit GatC: MAITLEELRHLGELARLKLSDTELMAMHADLNKVLEHFESLQEIDFAGIPLTSHSVESSNVWAEDEPEEGLERDEALASAPQADCGLFLVPTIIE; encoded by the coding sequence ATGGCAATAACCTTAGAGGAACTCCGGCACCTCGGTGAACTTGCAAGGTTGAAACTCTCCGATACGGAACTTATGGCTATGCATGCCGATTTGAATAAGGTGCTGGAGCATTTCGAAAGCCTACAAGAAATAGATTTCGCAGGAATCCCGCTTACTTCGCATTCGGTGGAATCGAGCAATGTCTGGGCAGAAGACGAGCCGGAAGAAGGATTAGAGCGCGATGAGGCTTTAGCGTCTGCGCCACAAGCCGATTGCGGGTTGTTCTTAGTGCCTACGATTATCGAATAA
- a CDS encoding DUF255 domain-containing protein: MRAHSKSPRFTVVTNLLVIIVLFGIGIRLASKYLPERQPNRLAIEYGAYVRSGSHHQVNWYAFSPEPFEIAKKNNMLIFLEIGSTLSSSSLSLTKNAFEDGDVIRLLNSHYVSIRVDINEFPAIALAVSLNTPLLYSSENSLILVLTPDGKIVDEKFLRPFPRETTRDAFIDFLQNYAREWAHNPDSLRKQAASIEKARAMRVYTNAKPGFLERSIAEFYLDALLKHVDVSTIESQTHALPIRAEVPELLFESHDERALQNLKVWLLRLCSSAVYDPIRGGFFHFAYEPGWRQPRFAKSTSSSLLLASIYAQAGSVFDAPLFRWIAKQTMDWALDFMLDSETGLFCAGIATDEDFQEKISVYEWESESLTGIAGEVFEIEGNAAVGAIRLKGIREYNAAVSREQVERIQRAILQLRSKIASIRLPEKDEGVYSDINGKSIASLFIIASTLKDEEAVKKTKEIYHRAMQVFVQPIGDVVHAPEGRARIASYLGSYVWMARAAIECYRATGDDSALNDAKRITDRMLELFEHPGGGFITSLPSAFDFAPFVMENRNIVDEFDESLNALAARNLLDLRMLTNSERYSKAALATLSAFAGSAPRLGIWTAGYMRAVFEYFEQ; this comes from the coding sequence ATGCGGGCGCATTCTAAGTCTCCGAGATTTACCGTCGTTACGAATTTGCTCGTAATCATCGTGCTCTTCGGAATAGGAATACGACTCGCTTCGAAATATCTCCCCGAGAGACAGCCGAATAGGTTAGCCATCGAGTATGGGGCGTATGTAAGAAGCGGCTCGCATCATCAAGTGAATTGGTATGCCTTCTCTCCAGAACCTTTCGAGATTGCGAAGAAAAACAATATGCTTATTTTTTTGGAAATCGGGAGCACCCTTTCTTCTTCGAGTTTATCCCTAACGAAGAACGCATTCGAAGACGGAGACGTGATTCGTTTGTTGAATAGTCATTATGTTTCGATACGTGTGGATATCAACGAATTTCCGGCAATCGCTCTTGCGGTGAGTCTGAATACACCGTTGCTTTACAGCAGTGAAAACTCTTTGATTCTCGTACTCACACCCGATGGAAAAATCGTAGACGAAAAATTTTTGAGACCGTTTCCGAGGGAGACGACGCGCGATGCATTTATTGATTTTTTGCAGAATTACGCGCGAGAGTGGGCGCACAATCCGGATTCTCTGCGCAAACAAGCAGCATCCATCGAAAAAGCACGTGCGATGCGAGTGTACACCAATGCTAAGCCAGGATTTTTAGAAAGGAGCATAGCAGAATTTTATTTAGATGCACTTTTGAAACATGTTGACGTTTCCACCATAGAGTCTCAAACGCATGCATTGCCCATCCGAGCAGAAGTTCCCGAGTTGTTATTCGAATCCCATGATGAGAGAGCATTGCAGAATTTAAAAGTTTGGTTGCTTCGTTTGTGCTCTTCTGCTGTCTACGACCCTATTCGGGGGGGATTTTTCCACTTTGCCTACGAGCCGGGTTGGAGGCAGCCGAGGTTCGCCAAATCTACGAGTAGCAGTCTTCTTTTAGCGAGTATTTACGCTCAAGCGGGGTCTGTTTTCGATGCGCCTTTGTTTCGTTGGATTGCGAAGCAAACGATGGATTGGGCTTTAGACTTCATGTTGGATTCGGAAACGGGTTTGTTTTGTGCAGGGATTGCGACGGACGAGGATTTTCAAGAAAAAATTTCGGTGTACGAATGGGAATCCGAATCGCTCACGGGAATTGCAGGAGAAGTATTCGAAATCGAGGGGAATGCAGCGGTCGGGGCGATTCGATTGAAGGGAATAAGAGAATATAACGCCGCCGTAAGTCGCGAGCAAGTCGAGAGAATACAACGAGCCATTCTACAGTTGCGCTCCAAAATAGCCTCTATTCGACTTCCCGAAAAGGATGAAGGTGTTTATTCGGATATTAATGGAAAATCCATTGCTTCTTTATTTATCATCGCGAGCACGTTGAAGGATGAAGAAGCGGTTAAGAAGACGAAAGAGATTTACCATCGCGCAATGCAGGTTTTCGTGCAGCCTATCGGTGATGTCGTGCACGCTCCTGAAGGAAGAGCACGAATTGCATCTTACTTAGGGAGTTATGTTTGGATGGCTCGAGCGGCTATCGAGTGTTATCGAGCGACCGGTGACGATTCCGCATTGAACGATGCGAAACGCATTACAGATAGAATGTTGGAATTGTTCGAACATCCAGGGGGGGGATTCATCACGTCTTTGCCCTCTGCATTCGATTTCGCTCCCTTCGTTATGGAGAATCGCAACATCGTAGACGAATTTGATGAGAGTTTGAATGCATTAGCGGCGAGGAATTTGCTGGATTTGAGGATGCTTACGAATTCCGAGAGATATAGCAAAGCTGCGCTTGCAACTCTGAGCGCATTTGCAGGAAGCGCTCCGAGATTAGGAATTTGGACGGCAGGATATATGAGAGCAGTTTTCGAATATTTCGAGCAATAG
- a CDS encoding HisA/HisF-related TIM barrel protein, whose translation MNWIPSLILAPEKVERFLKSAEKNFSPLRSPSNIALHVEEPDAYKTGAPQNIELLHRLLNASLLPVHYAGGVSTVHIAELLFTLGVSKVVLEAVHLTKPERAAHFVGRFGENCVPRVRERDFPSKKSLFETVDLFKKAGFSRIIYKLEGTKPINDTQRTMNRFADAWGSPWWLEVPFIDSFDCNAEALSRVNIEAIIAPVERFLGAKKMK comes from the coding sequence ATGAATTGGATTCCGAGTTTAATTCTCGCCCCGGAAAAAGTCGAGCGTTTTTTAAAAAGCGCAGAGAAAAATTTCTCTCCGCTTCGTTCCCCTTCGAACATCGCGTTGCATGTCGAAGAGCCAGACGCTTATAAAACTGGCGCGCCACAAAATATCGAACTTCTTCATCGGCTTTTGAATGCCTCCCTTCTGCCAGTGCATTACGCTGGCGGAGTCTCGACGGTTCACATTGCCGAGTTGCTTTTCACGCTCGGGGTTTCGAAAGTGGTCTTAGAGGCAGTTCACTTGACCAAGCCGGAGCGCGCAGCGCATTTCGTGGGACGCTTCGGAGAAAATTGCGTTCCCCGTGTCAGGGAGCGGGATTTCCCAAGTAAAAAATCTCTTTTCGAGACCGTGGATTTATTCAAAAAAGCCGGCTTTTCTCGCATAATCTATAAGTTAGAAGGCACAAAACCTATAAACGATACGCAACGAACGATGAATCGTTTTGCTGATGCTTGGGGAAGTCCCTGGTGGTTAGAAGTTCCTTTCATAGATAGTTTCGATTGCAACGCCGAGGCGTTGAGCCGCGTAAATATCGAGGCAATCATCGCACCAGTCGAACGGTTTCTCGGGGCGAAGAAAATGAAATAA
- a CDS encoding alpha/beta hydrolase yields the protein MNLGAICDTIVFVRPKAVYRLQSFAFTGGGWISGDKADMRPVAQFFAENGFAAFCPQYRLAPLHTYPAAVEDCQAFIAYLRTNANDLQIHPEKIGAIGNSAGGYFAVMLAVCDAPINGMHTRVNAAVDVCGLTDLTHPNEKHPKISLDFISQYMGKPFEGNEELWLEASPLYHVDENAAPLLIFHGMQDDVVLPEQSIRLYKALTSCQVKAELVIFEDEWHSFSLETFEKILQRSLDFFSEVFEYACRPA from the coding sequence GTGAACCTGGGCGCAATCTGCGATACGATTGTTTTCGTTCGACCGAAAGCGGTTTATCGCCTGCAATCGTTTGCATTCACGGGGGGGGGATGGATAAGCGGAGACAAAGCGGATATGCGCCCTGTTGCACAGTTTTTCGCAGAGAACGGTTTCGCTGCATTTTGCCCACAATACCGACTCGCACCTCTGCACACCTATCCCGCTGCTGTCGAAGATTGCCAAGCCTTCATCGCCTATTTGCGCACGAATGCGAACGATTTGCAAATTCATCCGGAAAAAATCGGCGCAATAGGAAATAGCGCAGGAGGATATTTTGCGGTAATGCTTGCCGTTTGCGATGCTCCCATAAACGGTATGCATACACGAGTGAATGCGGCTGTGGATGTTTGCGGTTTGACGGATTTAACTCATCCCAACGAAAAGCATCCGAAAATTTCTCTCGATTTCATTTCTCAATACATGGGAAAGCCTTTCGAAGGAAACGAGGAACTTTGGTTAGAGGCGAGTCCCTTATATCACGTAGATGAAAACGCAGCCCCTCTTTTGATTTTCCACGGGATGCAAGACGATGTCGTCTTACCGGAACAGAGCATCCGATTGTATAAAGCATTGACGTCTTGCCAAGTGAAAGCCGAACTCGTAATTTTCGAAGACGAATGGCATTCGTTTTCCTTAGAAACGTTCGAAAAAATTCTTCAACGCTCTCTCGATTTCTTTTCCGAGGTTTTTGAATATGCATGTAGACCTGCGTAG
- a CDS encoding aspartate carbamoyltransferase catalytic subunit, giving the protein MHLLSIRELSTEQIQEILALAKELKQIALSGGSLPDLSGRVVGMLFFENSTRTRVSFEQAARKLRMDVTSFGIMGSSMAKGETLKDTVLTLKHEGIDSLVMRHHASGAPYLAARFFEGPVINAGDGMHEHPTQALADALTIIESKGTIQGLNVAIVGDVQHSRVARSNLWLLSKLNANVRLVGPLTLMPRHTGMLPASVHYDLMTGIKDADVVMALRLQKERMNSGLISSLGEYASLYQINERSLKAAKPDCIVMHPGPINRGLELDDRTADGKHSVITQQVENGIFVRMAVFVTVFREKSSVEKTTKVRRLHSETQKEEQAPAMGKKSS; this is encoded by the coding sequence ATGCATCTTTTGAGCATTCGTGAACTTAGCACTGAACAAATTCAGGAGATTCTCGCATTAGCGAAGGAACTTAAACAAATTGCTCTCTCCGGAGGAAGCCTGCCGGATTTGTCGGGTCGTGTCGTGGGAATGCTATTTTTCGAAAACAGCACTCGAACTCGAGTAAGTTTCGAACAAGCAGCGCGAAAACTTCGAATGGATGTCACTTCATTCGGGATTATGGGGAGCAGCATGGCGAAAGGGGAGACGTTGAAAGATACCGTTCTCACTTTGAAGCATGAAGGAATTGACAGTTTAGTAATGCGACATCATGCGAGCGGTGCGCCTTATCTCGCTGCGCGTTTTTTCGAAGGACCCGTCATCAATGCAGGGGATGGGATGCATGAACATCCTACGCAAGCACTTGCAGATGCTTTGACGATTATCGAGAGCAAAGGAACGATACAAGGGCTGAATGTCGCCATCGTCGGCGATGTACAGCACAGTCGCGTTGCGCGGAGCAACCTTTGGCTTTTATCGAAATTGAATGCGAATGTTCGATTAGTGGGTCCTCTAACGCTTATGCCGCGCCATACCGGAATGTTGCCTGCTTCGGTGCATTACGACTTGATGACAGGAATCAAGGATGCGGATGTAGTCATGGCACTACGCTTGCAAAAAGAGCGCATGAATTCCGGATTGATTTCGAGTCTCGGCGAGTATGCATCGTTGTATCAAATCAACGAACGTTCGCTTAAAGCGGCGAAACCGGACTGCATCGTAATGCATCCGGGTCCGATTAATCGCGGATTGGAGTTGGACGATCGAACTGCAGATGGCAAACATTCCGTTATTACTCAACAAGTGGAGAACGGAATTTTTGTTCGAATGGCAGTGTTTGTGACGGTCTTTCGAGAAAAGTCTTCAGTGGAAAAAACGACGAAGGTGAGAAGATTGCACTCTGAAACACAAAAAGAAGAACAAGCACCTGCGATGGGGAAGAAATCATCATGA
- the pyrR gene encoding bifunctional pyr operon transcriptional regulator/uracil phosphoribosyltransferase PyrR — protein sequence MAEVRLDAADIRRTLGRMAHQILEYCKGAEDLVVVGVLRRGFPVAKRLAFSMTQIEGVTIPCGSLDVRAYRDDLPPQAEMKDESEIPFSVEGKTVLLVDEVIQTGRTIRAALDALFHHGRPKKVLLAVLIDRDARELPIQPDFVGKYLEVSPEEKIEVRLGESESEEAVVVTKGTASCIF from the coding sequence ATGGCTGAAGTTCGGCTCGATGCTGCGGATATTCGGAGGACTTTGGGGCGTATGGCACATCAAATCCTCGAATATTGTAAAGGGGCGGAAGATCTCGTCGTAGTCGGGGTTTTGCGCAGAGGTTTTCCGGTCGCAAAGCGCCTCGCATTTTCCATGACGCAAATCGAAGGAGTCACCATACCTTGCGGAAGCCTCGATGTCAGGGCTTATCGAGACGATTTACCTCCTCAAGCGGAAATGAAAGACGAAAGCGAAATTCCCTTTTCTGTAGAAGGCAAGACTGTTTTGCTCGTGGATGAAGTCATCCAAACGGGACGCACGATACGAGCGGCACTCGACGCGTTGTTTCATCATGGAAGACCGAAAAAGGTTCTTTTGGCAGTTTTAATTGACAGAGACGCTCGAGAGTTGCCAATTCAGCCCGATTTTGTGGGTAAATATTTGGAGGTTTCTCCCGAAGAAAAGATAGAAGTGCGATTGGGTGAAAGTGAATCTGAGGAAGCCGTAGTGGTTACGAAAGGAACAGCATCATGCATCTTTTGA